TTTAGTAAAGTCAAACTTTAACAAGGTGGTCCTGTACGAACAGGTTATTCATAAACAATTACATGTGCAAGTATGTCTACCTGTTTGATCGATGCATTCAAGGAAAGTTCATTGGTGTCTTTCTTTGTCTCACAGAAGACAATGGTTCTGCCATGGCTGCCGCTGTACACCTGGATCACGTCGCCCAACACGGCTGCACGCTGTGTCCAGTGACATGCTATGGCCAGATGCTGCAAAAGACCGTACAGaaagacgaaaaaaaaaaaaggtcgaTGATGATGTGACTACAATGGATAATGGTATACAAGGCAAATCAACATGCAAGACTTTCCTGATGGAGATAAGTAATCTTATTTCAAAGTCTATGTTGAGACTAAACATTCACACCCTTTGTACCGCTTTCTGTCTCGCGCACAAAAACTTACCTCAACGGTTGTTGCagctttctgtgttttcttgccAATCAAATCGATATGCTTGCACCCTGGTCTCATGTATTTCCTGCCCACTTCATACACCCATGGGGGGCAGGTGGCCGAAAACAGAAGAGTCTGCGGGTTGGTGTCAGAGTCTAGAGAGGAGATACAGAAAAGGGTTTAACTAAttcaccaaaaaaataaataaaataaaaaaaacctacacAATCGTATGATACGCAAACCAAAATCCTGACATACAAGTGTAGTTTGGGTACATTCTTAAAAACCCAGATTTACCTTTCTTATAGGACGAACTTAAAatctcctccacctgttctgCAAATCCCATGTCCAACATTTGGTCCACTTCATCAAGAACAACATGTTTCACTTTAGAGAGATCAAGTTTATTGTTCTGAAGGTGATCTTTGACACGACCAGGAGTTCCAACCAAAACATCGATACCATTACGAATAGCATCAACTAAACAGCAAGAGAGGAATAAAGAGAACGATTATCAATCATGAAGTAGAAAGCTCGTTGTTACAACAGTATACGGAAACGACAGTAAAACGAAACACAATGGAAACGATGAGAAAAATGATGTGTTAAGTTGAAAAAGTATTTGTTCACTAATATAAACGATGAAGAAACTTTCTGTGTGAATCAAGTTAAAAAATTTGAACTGAACAAGTGAGTGCTAAAACAACAGAAAAGGGTTGCTCACTACATGATTAGTGTTGACTGTTTCAAATCTACTCCAGTAAAAAATCtaactgtgtgtttttgtaTGAGACGTACTTTGTGGGTTGTATGAGCTGCCTCCATAGAAACAGGCAATAGACAATCTCTTTGAGACGTCTTTGAAGTCCTTCGCAACCTGGATTGCTAACTCTCTGGTAGGAGCCAACACCAGGACCTACagataaacacaaagaaaaggaaagaaactcAGTGGAACGcaacaaacacactcagaaaatGACTGACAGTGAGACCCTGAGTGATGCGATCTTTCAGTGATTGTTGAGCACCTTGGGAGGCCGGCCTCTTATCATCGGTCCTGAATCCTTCTGGAGCTTCTCCACCAAAGGTATGGCGAAGGAAAAAGTCTTTCCTGTTCCAGTTCGGGCTTGGGCAATCACGTCCTCCCCATCATATACAGGATTAAATGACTTTACCTGAATGTCAAACAAGTAGGTGACTCCCCGTGCTGAGGAAGTGAGCAAAATGACAGAATAGGAATGTGGGATAAAGAGGCAATAAGAGAGACAGATGATCACTGGTGATGTATTAAGAActaccccccccaaaaaaagaacacaatggCAATGTCTAAAACGCAGAACGTAACACTTCCCAGCTTGAGCGCACAAACCAACGTCTGACATCACTGTCAAACCTTGGGTGGAGAACACTGGACCACCAAATCGACTTCAGGGATGTCTAATCTTTCTTTTAACGCAGCCTACGATCCACAAATGTCAGATCGTTCCTCGACAGCTCAACacaataaaatttttttttttaaatttacatttcaAAACATTTGTTCTAAGCTGTGGTGAAAAGTAAATGCGACGTTTACCTTTCAATTTATTTATAGTGACTTGAGAGATTCTGAAGTTGGAGAATGCCCCTTCTTTCTGCTCTGGTGTTTCCTCCTGTGTCAAGAAACAAGAGTCAATCTTTTTTCCTCCACTCGACAGCTAAATTTGAGTGTCTCTATACAAGTCACAACATGTAACAAGAATGGTTAAGCTAATGCTATCAATCATAAGCCGTATGATACCAAAAAGTATCTGGAATCATCACACAGAGCTGTTAACATAAGCATGTGCACAAATGTCTCAACTtctgacagagaaaaaaaaaaatctaaaaatcaAACAGACAAATAATTGTGCAGCAGGGAAAAGCTCAAAACTGGACAGCATCCCAAATCTTACAATTTCTTTTTCACCGTCACTGGCTGAATCATCACTTGACTGGGATGGTGTTTGGATGGGCGTCTTAACAGGTGTGTTTGAGGTGGAATGGCCATTGGTTGCTGCCTCTGCAATTGCCTTCTCTTgcttcttcttgtttttctaGGCCACAAAAGCACAATCAAAGACATGCTTATAAGGAGGGAGAGCGCATTTTTCTTTACCTTTTAATCCAACTTTTAAATTTACCTAGGACGTACGCTAAAGGACACAGATGGAGTTTGTTGTCAACATATATAAGcatttgctttttttgtcaggaaacctaaacacaaaaaaaaataaagaaatacaggaCTCACCTCTGTGCCATCTTTGTTCTTCTTGGTCTTCTGCTTTGGTGTTTCTAAAACACCGTTGTTGCTATTCATGTCACAGGCCTCATCTACGTGGCCGTTCACTTGGTCCGCTGCcgctttgtcttttttctttttcttctttggtaCTGGAGGGTCACAGTCAGGCTCCTCCGGCTGCTCCTGCTGTTTCTTCTTCAGCTTCTTGCCCTCCTTGGtctttcttttctgcatttttttttttaaaacaagaaCAATAGAACATGTAAACAAACTGGGTAGTCTAATAAAGGATTAAGGAATGAAAATCCTCTGAATGGTGACATGGCAACTGCATTCATTTAGTTTATAGAATAAACAGTAATTTAATATAatattatttaattttgttattaCTTATATAACTTGATTACGAAACATCTCCCTAGGAAGGGACGTATTTCCCCAATTAAAAGTTTGGCTGCTATCCTCAACAATCGCATTTGCGAATTTGATATCGAAATCATAATTTCAGAAAATGTACACGTCAAGCTCTCGTCTTGGATAATTTATTATCCATCAAGATAAATTTGATCTACAACTTGGATAGCTGTAAAGTGAAGTTTACCGTcatgaatttccttcgggatcaataaagtatctatctatgaGAGGGTTGTGTATACTTTGTCAGATTAGCTGAATTAAACGTCATCAGATGGCGACCACAGCGCAGATATACAAAAGACCCTAAGCAGCCTCTTCAGttgccatttttaaaacccaTGCATCCGTATGTTTTGTAGATCTGCACAGCGACACAAGGCCGTAATACATGCTCGGTTAGCTAGGGTAACTAGCTCCGTGGCAAATGTCTGTTAACGCCATCTTCGCAATTAATTACTCAGTAACTTTAGGAAAACATTTTTCCAATGCTAAATTAGTCACGAATACttatattgtttttgtttcctgttGTCGTTTTCCTTACAACTTACAATAGTGTTGTTCGCGTGGGTTTGGGTTAGCACGTTCGCCACATGTTGCAAAAACATGGAGGAGCCGTGGCTGAACCTCGAAGTTGCCGCAGACTAATTTACTATAAACGGGGCGGAACGAGCCACTACACTCACCTTTACGGTTTCAGCCTCCGCTACAGTGTCCATATCTTCATCCATGATCTCTTCCTCACTGTCAAATATGATTTTTGACGGCATTTGTCTTCCCTGCTTGAGACCCTCGGCGTAGACACACAGGCTAACCCACAGGCGCGCGGACGGAAAGGAACGCGCACGGCGGTGCGAGGAAACGTGTTCACGAGGCAGACAAAAGGAGGAGGCGTCGCCACAACACCCACGAGCATAAATTGGAaaaacataatgaaaaaaacatttttttatcatCCGTTTTTAATTAAAGAATTGTTTCATAAAGTTGAATTATTAATGCATTCCTTACTTGTAAAGATGATttaatattgtaaaaaaaaatgcacattaTAAACTTTTGACATTAATAATGATTCAAACGAGGCCAATCGAGCCTGAAAGTGAATCCTTTTCACAGGTGAAGTTCACGTTGTCAGTTTCCCGTCAGCTGACTGAACATCCACATCTCAAGCTTGTGAAAGTGACTCCCCAGCAGATGGCGTAAGGAAGCCAGTAACGGCAGCTTTCCCTCACATCAACGCCAGTGTTTCTGGTCCTCAGTAAAGTTCAATGTAAATATGTAATACTCGACAAAGACCTGTAAAAGCCACTGCGGTTAAATACAAGCGTGTGAGTAActtttaaagcgatactccggagtagattcaacctggggtcatttgaacagTGATATCCTGCCAAGTatcccacccgcagttttttcgatattggctgaacagaTCCCTAAGTGTGGACACGAGAAGCTGACGAGGCGTTTGTAAGGATAAAACAACTATTGGTCAGTTCACCTGTTCTATGGTTACCAGATTATTCAAAACCCTTTGTCAAACAGATTGTAAAGAGGAATATATGACGTCCGTGTTAACTCAAGCACTGTACTGCTATGTCTGTCTGTTGTAGCAGCCATACtaatttgttttacattttccaaatACAATGCATTTGGTCAGTGAACACACTTTGGGCTTGTGTCtgctaaataaaaatgaaaacaaatgaacgAATTGaagtttttattgtatttttcccaaatttttaGGAAATTATTCTAATAGTTGTACTTTATAAGATAGTCGTATTGAGGATTCGTAGGTAAATAATTCAGCAATTTGAATGTTTTCTCTCCTCTAATATAATGTTCAAAGTAAATTGGATCAAATACTATATCAAAAACAAGAACAAGATATGGTACCTTATTCCAAACCGTATCTTCCAAAAAGTTGGTGGTTTAGAATTCCTTCTTCACTGTAATTTCCAGGTCAATAAGCTCCCCATAAAGCAGTCTAATTTTCATAAACAAGTCCTCCTCTGTTGGCTTTTGACCTACACACACAACTTCTCACCTCACAAACAGATTAtttggaacaatcatctcattacttttaaaaagaaatgaatatTTTTTGAAAATTGGATTAGTAATGACATCTTGTTTATTTCTCAATTAATTAACAATCAAGGTTTGTTCCTTACATATTcagaatttttaaataaatttgctGTCCCAATTCAGCCTAGAGAGTACAGTATTGTATTTGATGCTATTCCTAATGGTTTTATGAGAATACTATCTCAAGCTCCCTGCGAGCAGTCTAATCCACACATTTATAGTAATATATTAGAGatagaaaatgtaataataaatgGTTAAGACAGATGATACAAATACCTGTTACTCCAAGGTGTAAAAGTTATTGGAATGGCTTGTTTGCCTATGTTGATTGGGATAAGATTTGGCCTGGCCTTAATGAATATgtactaaataataaagtcatggaagtttcatttaaaatattacatttaatttaccccacaaacacacttttacaaagatTCAAAATTGATCTGCCAGatttatgtgttttctgtggTATTACGTCTGAGtctatttgtcatttattttacgAATGTTTTTACTCAAGATTTTTTTGGATTGAAGTTGAGCGTCTGTGTTGTGAGGTATGGTCTTGTCATGTTTCTTTAAGTATGAAAgatattttacttttctttgaaagagatgatttttgtgtgccgtttgtctttattttaaatctttttataatCTTGGGAAAATACCATATTCGTCAATGTAAATGGGGAGGGAGGAAACCATCTTTTGTTGCTTTCAAAAACTAATTAAAATTTTATTCTAACTCTTTAGAAGGACTGAACAGCCGAAATGCCGAAATACTATTGCTTTAATGGCAACTTATAATTTATTTTCCTCTTGTGGTTAGTTGTTGCACTATACCCCGCCTTTTCAATGTTTGTATTTGATGTGTTGTTACAATAAATGTAACTAGGGGTGACCCTCCTTTTTTCAGAAGGAGCGAGTAAAACCGGTTTTTAGTGGAAGTTGGCCTTTAAAGAAGTGGAGTTCTCAAGAGCAACAACATCCTCATACTCAAATAATGGAGGATATAATCATGTGACAAAACAGACAATGGAACGTACCAAAGGTAAGTATTCAGGTGTCAAGTAACCAGCATGCGCACTGCCTAGAGAATAAATTGGAGCtccttcattttcattttcttttctggtAGGAATAGCAATGTAAGCATTGTTAACCAGGTCGAGTAGCTTTTTCAGTCTCCAAAAATGCCACTAAATATGTACAAGATAAACCTTACTGATAATGCGAaagcaacacaaacacagtaCAAGTTTTTGGTTTATGTTCAGTCACAGACAACCATACCTAGAAATCACAAGGCAGAAAGAGAGCTCTCCAGCGAATCTCTCTGAGATAAAGAGAGAATAGTCTCCCTCAACATTTCATAGCAAACTATGTAATGACATCATTTTAAATAGCATATAATGCATTCAACATATATATGCTTGTTACTGatagaaaataattgtttaGAAAGTTTTGAAAAAATTTGGATCCTCCTTCCGAATCCTCACAATGGTTTGGTCCCCGGAAGGTTCTTATGCTgcataatcagaatcagaatcagaatcagaatcgctttttattgccaggtatgtggacacacacgaggaatttgactccggttacacctcactctctttagtgcaacaattacaaaaaaatagacaaaaaaatagacatagaacaagattaaatcagaagtgcaaattggtgcatggtgcaaggatgaaacactgaagtccggttttagctgtttaacacagagacagcctgagggaagaaactgttcctgtgtcttgttgttttggcgtacagagttctgtagcgccttgcagaagggaggagtttaaacagtttgtgtccagggtgtgatgggtctgcagagatgtaacctgcccgtttcctgactctggacaggtacagatcctggatggagggcaggctgacaccaataatcttctctgcagaccttattgtccgttgcagtctgtttttttcctgtttggtggttgatccgaaccaaacggtgatggatgaacagagaacagactgaacaatggcggtgtaaaactggatcagcagctccttaggtaggttgagcttcctgagctaccgcaggaagtacaacctctgctgggcctttttgatggtagtgactgtgttggtctcccacttcaggtcctgagagattgtggggcccagaaacctgaaggattccacagcagacactgcgttgttggtgatggtgatgggtggcagagtgggggggcttctcctaaagtccactgtcatctccactgtttttagcgt
This Odontesthes bonariensis isolate fOdoBon6 chromosome 1, fOdoBon6.hap1, whole genome shotgun sequence DNA region includes the following protein-coding sequences:
- the ddx21 gene encoding nucleolar RNA helicase 2, encoding MPSKIIFDSEEEIMDEDMDTVAEAETVKKRKTKEGKKLKKKQQEQPEEPDCDPPVPKKKKKKDKAAADQVNGHVDEACDMNSNNGVLETPKQKTKKNKDGTEKNKKKQEKAIAEAATNGHSTSNTPVKTPIQTPSQSSDDSASDGEKEIEETPEQKEGAFSNFRISQVTINKLKARGVTYLFDIQVKSFNPVYDGEDVIAQARTGTGKTFSFAIPLVEKLQKDSGPMIRGRPPKVLVLAPTRELAIQVAKDFKDVSKRLSIACFYGGSSYNPQIDAIRNGIDVLVGTPGRVKDHLQNNKLDLSKVKHVVLDEVDQMLDMGFAEQVEEILSSSYKKDSDTNPQTLLFSATCPPWVYEVGRKYMRPGCKHIDLIGKKTQKAATTVEHLAIACHWTQRAAVLGDVIQVYSGSHGRTIVFCETKKDTNELSLNASIKQSAQSLHGDIPQKQRETTLKGFRNGAFEVLVATNVAARGLDIPEVDLVVQCSPPKDVESYIHRSGRTGRAGRTGVCICFYQRKEEDQLRYVENKAGITFRRVGVPTANDIIKSSSKDAVRFLDSVSVTAIEYFRNSAEKLIEERGAVDALAAALAHISGATSLAQRSLLNSDAGYTTVQMTCSQEMHNLGYAWRSIKEQLGENFENDIQRMTFLKGRTGVCFDVPADKVKEIQDNWKDGRRWQLTVATELPELEEKQFSNRGDRGGFRGGRGSNFRGNGFRSNGFRGSGGGYGNNRGGHKRNFSQAFDY